The following coding sequences lie in one Miscanthus floridulus cultivar M001 chromosome 9, ASM1932011v1, whole genome shotgun sequence genomic window:
- the LOC136479844 gene encoding uncharacterized protein has protein sequence MEEEDKVEEIEHEESRPQAIWILRKRGDEVVVVEEEDTTREVKRLRSTLSTAMKQIEHLIKRMEPLAEENEKLKEAVKLMEKNVQRVQRERDLAESNVKTIFEQLGRTSEQLERNSEQLRSISEQKKEQDAELGQLRQVINQLQEEKEKASRRVEKLAKDLEEYR, from the exons atggaagaagaggacaaggtcGAGGAGATTGAGCATGAAGAATCACGACCTCAAGCCATCTGGATCCTCCGCAAGCGAggggatgaagtggtggtcgtggaagaggaggacaccactagggaggtgaagaggctacggtccaccctttccacagcaatgaagcaaattgag CacctgatcaagaggatggagccccttgctgaggagaacgAGAAGCTAAAGGAGGCGGTGAAACTGATGGAGAAGAACGTCCAGAGGGTCCAGCGCGAAAGGGACCTTGCTGAATCAAAT GTGAAGACCATCTTCGAGCAGCTGGGGCGCACCTCCGAGCAGCTGGAGCGCAACTCCGAGCAACTGAGAAGCATCtctgagcagaagaaag agcaagatgcagagctcggcCAGTTGCGtcaagtcatcaaccaactccaagaggagaaggagaaggcatcTAGGCGAGTGGAGAAGTTGGCCAAGGATCTGGAAG AATACCGTTGA